A single Crateriforma conspicua DNA region contains:
- the gpmI gene encoding 2,3-bisphosphoglycerate-independent phosphoglycerate mutase: MTDLRRKPVVLIVRDGWGQNPDPQWDKANAIVQADTPVADELMQKYPNVLIHTSGEDVGLPDGVMGNSEVGHQNIGAGRIVDQEVMRITRAIREGSFFENKVVNAAVDHVKETGGTLHLLGLMSDGRVHSDITHADAFIRVAKDAGLGHDRLAIHAITDGRDTSPTGGAAFVESVQQKCQELGAGHIASVIGRFYAMDRDFRWDRVQQAYDMLTKGAEKTAQSAVDAIRDYYDNPTEPSRSGDEFITATTIPYNGKPSLIGPGDAVVFMNYRGDRPRELTKAFVLDDDAWSQIQGGGFDRGEKIDNLYFATMAGYETGLPVNVIFEKPPKMPNILGEYVCKLGLKQFRCAETEKYPHVTFFFNDYRDDPFDGQNNEMAQSPRDVSTYDQKPEMSAPEVTQIVLKEIESGRSDMIIVNYANGDMVGHTGNLDAAVKAVETVDDGVGQLVKATLAKGGSLVVTADHGNCEQMTNPETGGPHTAHTTFDVPLIVVDPDSVGKSLREGGRLADIAPTVLALMGLEKPAEMTGESLVDVS, encoded by the coding sequence GTGACTGACCTGCGTCGCAAACCTGTCGTTTTGATCGTTCGTGATGGTTGGGGGCAAAACCCCGACCCCCAGTGGGACAAGGCCAACGCCATCGTGCAGGCCGATACCCCGGTGGCCGACGAACTGATGCAGAAATACCCGAACGTCCTGATCCACACATCCGGCGAAGACGTCGGTCTGCCCGACGGCGTGATGGGCAATAGCGAAGTCGGACACCAAAACATCGGCGCCGGACGCATCGTTGATCAAGAAGTGATGAGAATCACGCGGGCGATTCGTGAAGGCAGCTTTTTCGAAAACAAAGTCGTCAACGCCGCTGTCGATCATGTCAAAGAAACCGGCGGCACCCTGCACCTGTTGGGGCTGATGTCCGACGGACGGGTCCACAGCGATATCACCCACGCCGATGCGTTCATCCGAGTCGCCAAGGATGCGGGCTTGGGACACGACCGGCTGGCGATCCACGCGATCACCGATGGCCGTGACACTTCGCCCACCGGCGGTGCCGCGTTCGTCGAAAGTGTCCAACAGAAGTGCCAGGAACTGGGCGCCGGCCACATCGCCAGCGTCATCGGACGTTTCTATGCCATGGACCGTGATTTCCGTTGGGACCGAGTCCAACAAGCCTATGACATGCTGACCAAGGGTGCCGAAAAGACTGCACAATCCGCCGTCGACGCCATCCGTGATTACTACGACAACCCGACCGAACCCAGCCGCAGTGGCGATGAATTCATCACGGCCACGACCATCCCGTACAACGGCAAGCCGTCGTTGATCGGTCCCGGCGATGCGGTCGTCTTCATGAATTATCGCGGTGACCGCCCCCGCGAATTGACCAAAGCGTTTGTCTTGGACGACGACGCGTGGTCGCAAATCCAAGGCGGTGGTTTTGACCGTGGTGAGAAGATCGACAATCTGTATTTTGCCACCATGGCGGGCTACGAAACCGGGTTGCCGGTCAACGTGATTTTCGAAAAGCCTCCCAAGATGCCGAATATCTTGGGTGAATACGTTTGCAAGCTGGGACTGAAACAATTCCGCTGTGCCGAAACGGAAAAGTACCCCCACGTCACGTTCTTCTTCAACGATTACCGCGACGATCCTTTCGACGGCCAAAACAATGAAATGGCCCAGTCGCCACGCGACGTGTCGACTTATGATCAAAAGCCAGAAATGTCGGCACCCGAGGTCACCCAGATCGTCCTGAAAGAGATCGAATCAGGACGCAGCGACATGATCATCGTTAACTATGCCAACGGCGACATGGTCGGCCACACGGGCAACTTGGATGCGGCTGTCAAAGCGGTCGAAACCGTCGATGATGGCGTCGGCCAATTGGTCAAGGCAACCCTGGCCAAGGGCGGGTCCCTGGTCGTCACGGCAGATCACGGCAACTGCGAACAGATGACCAACCCGGAAACCGGCGGCCCACACACCGCCCACACCACCTTTGACGTGCCGTTGATCGTTGTCGACCCCGATTCGGTCGGCAAATCGCTGCGTGAAGGTGGCCGCCTGGCCGACATCGCGCCGACAGTGCTGGCTTTGATGGGCTTGGAAAAGCCCGCGGAGATGACCGGCGAATCGTTGGTTGACGTCAGCTGA
- a CDS encoding glucose-6-phosphate isomerase: MSLLQFDPSGSINDDYGVTQAQIDSLGDELAALRTEMVETDRKQYDSGDVPAEKQPLDARFFWLPEEQLEAYQKDREASELGRIFKVANGLHDSIDAVTVLGIGGSYMGARAMMEACCDPYHNELTRAARGSKPRMYFEGNNVDNDAADSLLRRLRSGGYGDSVAEKRSALVVISKSGGTMETAAAFRLFLPALESELGEQAKDWLGKLVVPVTGEGGKLFNLAQEIGCEEVFSVPDGVGGRFSVLSPVGLVPAAFLGLDCMKLLEGAVAMNEHFKTADYADNVVLQYVAVNHLLAQHRGKSIRVMSVWTKALESLGLWYDQLLAESNGKDGKGVTPLTTVNTRDLHSRHQQHQQGANDKVFNNVIVQSVRTDALAVGHSERNQDGMNDIAEKTLPEIMSAAIKGTNDALHADGRPTTDIILPKIDTHVLGQLFQMLMIATVIEGRLLGINPYGQPGVEQYKKNMNKNLGRA, encoded by the coding sequence ATGTCTCTGTTGCAGTTCGATCCGTCCGGTTCCATCAACGACGACTACGGCGTCACCCAAGCCCAAATCGATTCGCTGGGTGACGAATTGGCGGCACTGCGGACGGAGATGGTGGAAACCGACCGCAAGCAATACGACAGCGGCGATGTTCCCGCCGAAAAGCAGCCCCTGGACGCTCGGTTCTTCTGGCTGCCCGAAGAACAACTGGAAGCCTATCAGAAGGACCGCGAAGCCAGCGAACTGGGCCGGATCTTCAAGGTCGCCAACGGACTGCATGATTCGATCGATGCGGTGACCGTGCTGGGGATCGGCGGTTCCTACATGGGCGCCCGCGCGATGATGGAAGCCTGCTGTGATCCCTACCACAATGAACTGACGCGAGCCGCCCGTGGCAGTAAGCCGCGGATGTATTTCGAGGGCAACAACGTCGACAACGATGCCGCTGATTCACTGCTGCGCCGTTTGCGGTCCGGCGGCTACGGCGATTCGGTGGCCGAAAAACGATCGGCGCTGGTCGTGATCAGCAAGTCGGGCGGGACGATGGAAACGGCGGCGGCATTCCGTTTGTTTTTGCCCGCGCTGGAATCGGAATTGGGCGAACAGGCCAAGGACTGGTTGGGCAAGCTGGTGGTTCCGGTCACCGGCGAAGGCGGCAAGTTGTTCAACTTGGCTCAGGAGATCGGTTGCGAAGAAGTCTTCAGTGTTCCCGATGGTGTGGGCGGACGTTTCAGCGTCCTGTCACCAGTCGGTCTGGTGCCCGCGGCATTCCTGGGGCTGGACTGTATGAAATTGCTCGAAGGCGCCGTGGCGATGAACGAGCATTTCAAGACCGCCGACTACGCCGACAACGTCGTGCTGCAGTACGTCGCCGTCAATCATTTGCTGGCACAACATCGCGGGAAATCGATCCGGGTGATGAGTGTTTGGACCAAGGCACTGGAATCGCTCGGGTTGTGGTACGACCAGTTGTTGGCCGAATCCAACGGCAAGGATGGCAAGGGTGTCACGCCGCTGACCACGGTCAATACACGTGATCTGCACAGCCGGCACCAACAGCATCAACAAGGGGCCAACGACAAAGTCTTCAACAATGTGATCGTTCAATCGGTTCGCACCGATGCGTTGGCCGTGGGGCATAGCGAGCGCAACCAGGACGGCATGAATGACATCGCCGAAAAAACGTTGCCCGAAATCATGTCGGCGGCCATCAAGGGGACCAACGACGCGTTGCACGCCGATGGGCGACCCACCACCGACATCATCTTGCCGAAGATCGACACCCATGTTCTGGGCCAGCTGTTCCAAATGCTAATGATCGCCACGGTGATCGAAGGCCGTTTGCTTGGGATCAATCCCTACGGCCAACCGGGTGTCGAACAGTACAAGAAAAACATGAATAAGAACTTGGGACGCGCCTGA
- the trpA gene encoding tryptophan synthase subunit alpha, translating into MSKVDELFQRLRDDGRKALMPFITAGDPDFETTAAILNGVKAAGADLCEIGVPYSDPIADGPVIQESYQRALDHGFRLDGLFDLPSQVRGADAQLPLVTMASYSIIYRMGLRQYVQRAIDAGYAGAIVPDLLVEEAGPLSKVCSELGFSLVLLVTPTTSRDRQIRIAESSTGFLYFVSVTGITGERAALPETLGENVRWLKQRTDLPICIGFGISGPETAAQLAPVADGLIVGSAVVRRIAAAADRDDAVKRVSQFVGELRTAIDSAPVA; encoded by the coding sequence ATGTCGAAAGTTGACGAACTGTTTCAGCGGTTGCGTGATGATGGCCGTAAAGCATTGATGCCCTTCATTACCGCCGGCGATCCGGATTTTGAAACCACCGCGGCCATCTTGAACGGGGTCAAAGCGGCTGGCGCTGATTTATGCGAAATCGGCGTTCCGTACAGCGACCCGATTGCTGACGGGCCGGTGATTCAAGAATCCTATCAACGGGCCCTGGATCACGGTTTCCGTTTGGATGGCCTGTTCGATTTGCCGTCCCAGGTCCGTGGTGCGGATGCCCAGCTGCCCTTGGTCACCATGGCCAGCTATTCGATCATCTATCGCATGGGGCTTCGGCAATACGTGCAGCGTGCGATCGACGCGGGCTACGCGGGAGCGATCGTTCCCGATTTGTTGGTCGAAGAAGCCGGGCCTCTGTCAAAAGTCTGCTCGGAACTTGGCTTTTCTCTTGTGTTGCTGGTCACACCCACGACCTCACGCGACCGCCAGATCCGCATCGCCGAATCGTCCACCGGGTTTCTGTACTTCGTGTCGGTGACGGGGATCACCGGTGAACGTGCCGCATTGCCCGAAACGCTGGGGGAGAACGTGCGTTGGTTGAAGCAGCGCACTGATCTGCCGATCTGCATCGGTTTCGGGATCAGCGGTCCGGAAACGGCGGCGCAACTGGCTCCCGTCGCCGACGGTCTGATCGTTGGTTCGGCCGTGGTCCGGCGTATCGCGGCGGCGGCGGATCGCGACGACGCCGTGAAACGGGTCAGCCAGTTTGTCGGCGAACTGCGAACGGCGATCGACTCGGCCCCGGTGGCCTGA